From a region of the Teredinibacter turnerae genome:
- a CDS encoding AHH domain-containing protein: MFSECAKLDALSGLQLKLNEYRELNCGNRPIYKAKDAHKAGNSSILGNHLRTAGQARHGAHWEAHHIVCSRHASHGAARLKMFAYVGINDPLNGCWLPKKHEDAKGTVLPNAVGHGYLHTNKYAAWVGRTLRMANGERDILNALQSIRRKVQNAKNEPDVVALLTEKGKIDLGVKIGEIR; encoded by the coding sequence TTGTTTAGCGAGTGTGCAAAGCTCGATGCCTTGAGCGGGTTGCAGCTCAAGCTAAATGAATATCGTGAGCTGAACTGCGGCAACAGGCCTATTTATAAGGCCAAAGACGCACACAAGGCAGGCAACTCCAGCATACTAGGCAATCATTTAAGAACAGCCGGACAAGCGCGCCATGGAGCACATTGGGAAGCCCATCATATTGTGTGTTCACGTCATGCCTCCCATGGTGCAGCGCGGCTAAAGATGTTCGCCTATGTTGGCATTAATGATCCCCTCAACGGCTGCTGGCTGCCCAAGAAGCACGAAGATGCCAAGGGTACTGTATTACCTAACGCAGTCGGTCATGGCTATCTTCATACCAACAAATATGCAGCGTGGGTCGGGCGCACATTACGGATGGCAAACGGTGAACGCGACATACTTAATGCGTTGCAAAGTATTCGCAGGAAAGTACAAAACGCCAAGAACGAACCCGACGTTGTAGCATTACTCACTGAAAAGGGCAAAATTGACCTGGGTGTAAAAATAGGGGAAATCAGGTGA
- a CDS encoding rhodanese-like domain-containing protein encodes MGVQLFLTIPGEAKFIIYCKTSGRAALAASSMKSMGYQQVKSIAGGYDAWLAAGNETAAPELLGFE; translated from the coding sequence GTGGGTGTCCAACTATTCCTGACTATTCCTGGCGAAGCAAAATTCATAATCTACTGCAAAACCAGCGGCCGCGCCGCACTGGCCGCCAGCAGCATGAAGTCGATGGGCTACCAGCAGGTTAAATCGATCGCGGGCGGGTACGACGCGTGGCTTGCAGCGGGGAATGAGACTGCGGCGCCAGAGCTGCTCGGGTTTGAGTGA
- a CDS encoding glycoside hydrolase family 127 protein, whose product MKGFVFFTLLLLMAAFVGASEAPSPFPLAQVRLLESPFKAAQDRDLAYLMSLQPERLLAPFLREAGLEPESSPYGNWESSGLDGHIGGHYLTALSLAFASTGEQKYRIRLDQVIGQLYAAQKANGNGYLGGVPGGDTMWQRVAKGEIEADLFSLNQKWVPWYNLHKTYAGLRDAYLLGGNAQALEMLKKLGEWTLSLTQQLSESQIQAMLYTEHGGMNEVFADYYTITGDKKYLALAYAFSEKRILNPLLRHEDALSGLHANTQIPKAVGFARIAQANDDRELRDAAVFFWNTVVKERSVAIGGNSTREHFHDKHDFSSMIDEVQGPETCNTYNMLKLTALLYEMGGEREFVEFYERALYNHILSSQHPDTGGLVYFTPMRPQHYRVYSQVDTAMWCCVGSGLENHLKYGEFIYAQQGDALFVNLFIPSRLEWTEKNVILRQENRIPDEERTRLVFEKGGNLTLNIRIPGWTEGVPEVRINGKRVEVSSSDGYATITREWRDGDTVTVELPMQTRVEQLPDGSPYFAVLHGPVVLSAPVDPRPNENLQFFADDSRMGHVASGALCPTYEAPMFVTENRDIVEKFKRVPGDKLKFEAPELIGNTLAPLELIPFFRVHDTRYMLYWQLTSKSELKAIKSTQKADETARMKLAEQTVDWVAVGQQQPEAEHDFKGKGTEAGVHRGRHWRHASGWFSYELTNPNGEAQQLRLTLSKEDSGRRFKILLNGYVIDTYTTKHYDAPGFYQLNYPIPETMRDNPVIEFRIEALPNSMAGGLYEVRLLKGPGK is encoded by the coding sequence ATGAAAGGTTTTGTTTTTTTCACGCTCCTATTGTTAATGGCCGCGTTTGTTGGCGCAAGCGAAGCCCCCTCGCCATTTCCACTCGCGCAAGTGCGCCTGCTCGAGAGCCCGTTTAAGGCGGCTCAAGACCGGGATCTCGCGTACCTCATGTCGTTGCAGCCGGAGCGTTTGCTCGCGCCTTTTCTCCGCGAAGCGGGCCTGGAGCCAGAATCTTCACCCTATGGTAACTGGGAATCCTCGGGGCTAGATGGTCATATTGGCGGACATTATTTAACCGCTTTGAGCCTGGCCTTTGCCAGTACGGGCGAACAAAAATACCGTATCCGGCTCGATCAAGTCATCGGTCAGCTTTACGCGGCCCAAAAAGCAAATGGCAATGGCTATCTTGGCGGGGTCCCCGGTGGGGATACGATGTGGCAACGCGTCGCTAAAGGGGAGATTGAAGCTGATCTTTTCTCGCTCAACCAAAAATGGGTGCCCTGGTACAACCTACATAAAACGTATGCGGGTCTGCGCGATGCGTATCTCTTGGGGGGCAACGCCCAGGCGCTGGAAATGTTGAAAAAGCTGGGTGAATGGACACTATCGCTCACTCAACAATTGAGCGAGTCGCAGATTCAGGCGATGTTGTACACCGAGCACGGGGGTATGAATGAAGTTTTTGCGGATTATTACACCATTACCGGTGACAAAAAATACCTCGCATTGGCCTACGCGTTTTCTGAAAAGCGCATTCTCAACCCGCTACTTCGCCACGAAGATGCGTTAAGTGGCTTACATGCAAACACACAGATCCCCAAGGCTGTCGGCTTCGCGCGGATCGCGCAGGCCAATGACGACCGCGAGCTGCGCGACGCTGCGGTATTTTTCTGGAATACGGTTGTTAAAGAGCGTTCAGTCGCCATTGGCGGTAACAGCACGCGTGAACATTTTCACGATAAACACGACTTCTCTTCCATGATCGATGAAGTTCAAGGCCCCGAAACCTGCAACACATATAACATGCTGAAGTTGACCGCGTTGCTCTACGAGATGGGCGGCGAACGTGAGTTTGTCGAGTTTTACGAACGGGCGCTTTACAACCACATTTTGTCGTCCCAACATCCCGATACCGGCGGTCTGGTGTATTTCACACCGATGCGGCCGCAGCATTATCGCGTTTATTCTCAGGTGGACACAGCCATGTGGTGCTGTGTAGGTTCCGGCCTGGAAAATCATCTCAAATACGGTGAGTTCATTTATGCGCAGCAAGGTGATGCGTTATTCGTTAACCTGTTTATTCCATCGCGGCTCGAGTGGACGGAAAAAAACGTGATTCTTCGTCAGGAAAACCGCATACCTGACGAAGAGCGCACCCGCCTCGTTTTCGAAAAGGGCGGCAACCTTACACTCAACATCCGAATCCCGGGGTGGACGGAGGGTGTACCCGAGGTGCGGATAAACGGCAAACGCGTTGAGGTATCAAGCTCGGACGGTTACGCAACAATTACGCGTGAGTGGCGCGATGGTGATACCGTTACCGTTGAGCTGCCGATGCAAACCCGGGTTGAGCAGTTGCCAGATGGCAGCCCCTACTTTGCGGTTCTGCACGGCCCGGTTGTGTTATCGGCGCCTGTCGACCCGCGCCCCAACGAAAATCTGCAGTTTTTTGCCGATGACAGCCGCATGGGGCATGTCGCGTCCGGCGCGTTGTGTCCAACTTACGAAGCGCCCATGTTCGTTACTGAGAACCGGGATATCGTCGAAAAATTCAAACGAGTACCGGGAGATAAGCTCAAATTCGAGGCGCCGGAGCTGATTGGCAACACATTAGCACCACTTGAGCTTATACCCTTTTTCCGGGTTCACGACACCCGCTACATGCTCTACTGGCAGCTCACTAGCAAAAGCGAACTGAAAGCCATAAAAAGCACACAGAAAGCGGATGAAACGGCACGCATGAAGCTCGCTGAGCAAACTGTCGATTGGGTTGCTGTGGGTCAGCAGCAGCCCGAGGCCGAACACGATTTTAAAGGTAAGGGTACGGAAGCCGGTGTTCATCGTGGCCGGCACTGGCGACACGCCAGCGGTTGGTTCAGCTATGAGCTGACCAACCCGAACGGGGAGGCACAACAACTGCGTCTTACCTTGTCGAAGGAAGATAGCGGACGTCGTTTTAAAATTTTACTGAATGGCTACGTTATCGATACCTACACGACCAAACACTACGACGCGCCGGGCTTCTATCAGCTGAATTATCCTATACCCGAAACCATGCGCGATAACCCTGTGATCGAATTCCGAATTGAAGCGTTGCCGAATTCCATGGCCGGCGGATTATACGAGGTTCGCCTATTAAAAGGACCAGGCAAATAG
- a CDS encoding ATP-binding protein, which translates to MPIRFPNSSLVIPLKKLSGDILRNSEDGLFVGRKRVKKRLYDALSCASKMGSGGSFLIGGYRGVGKTALANKTIEEFTKFNKNKIELLRTDIDLGINDSISANAILCEIAEQTNDHIKRVLKKDIRKMAIITLAILLCMMIEKIDSEYLAAYNIPTTATTTYLLLWLIIILASCKITGFFKKFFIFIKTHDLSQKIRYTRSFETTKKIGTNKQTGLEHKAAKAERRLSSREILQYLKYNLKSINETYFYSFQSIIKHFKTSKNIHLQPSLQLPITKKYYKSVILFDELDKISDIQKQDDNKARKELVDNLLGGLKPLLTQSKGIFIFIAGREIVDAYHSESGYTSVLYEGVFDEIFYTPSLLSDHSDGNNQKINSMISLYVDNILLNYHPTLEQDNKSPSQTRTHPVKSYSDLYAQSLTLIANQLKDGFNKDKIVSNEEFFSQLKKTNDLSMMSECLIEFYNETKLILSCKKNNKINLDEEIEKIKDTYIKNHDINLKLLRRMFIRFLTLHSRGNMKRLIMLINPFLYQTDEDIDNLSNSNTSSITCFGGGIVKSKSYLLFKHEDIQRLYMSAKLYSYFDTGLAKLLSQTDDKLVVSSLITLLDVVKFHSQGFNRAMLERTVAGIDIHVDTNLVNMTDDFINSTFYSIIRRTSTNIFQYRFYLSSEIEFTVINKILGARASMFDHSLDAANPIKNYYLKLMQKQSLSDPSNSRISMAKIKMVLGDIYLSERSYDLCFIYYTDAINLYKAVLRGTNGDWRSDGGVSLATHFLLIETILKKGLLEEIRESHHQAIRLYTEAKTLSQVSFERLPPSSNSTKGILSTILPSHHQSNLHAENKIELMSSDTLTNSYSDKIDDLRDAPSYQNMFINASLAQEHLAIKHQGLKKSFFLGRLKPFETTRSNYKFYAKVLLLHYYAGKHEDIAACSKELIQDLFSYIETSKKSTPPEPSDRFFEKMPYFSKANPFVCSFVAGHSLFALLMKNIKQLLQQAEQKTLTSESIVGWLELIIGISEKNVFEEPKDAEASLKKILQTIKANRKKTTKESILDTEKYFLVAFKIIADSAHGMSLRGRYALSAEMYLSIKLLWISLLELAPWNLINQNTDETIQKKLTKILEQPRWIKDIINSAESEISKSSSGAFCRERHTLFGDTNDIDALSFHPSCYDIPDIMDLLKADPKSITSDKKGHLRSMAIWYRENVSNYLLIFSIWEEYCRSTIYAKANPNHPVFKIGRVSEPFATLPRVKAIYYWLHARQLSQECANKKPKTVDPKIIAEIFDSFNMALNLCKLASRSDEPETFPPKSIIYFNIYETVKNIYQDNEICDEEVRKKVRKILSQRPGSLPKAYFESNFIEKLVERHANDLMEILNVSSNAYRREMRHRYYLFDDFEDPMCISSWSFLSGIAAGSRFQMAYIHQENEIQRENKGEKSNKST; encoded by the coding sequence ATGCCAATCAGATTCCCGAACTCATCCCTAGTAATTCCACTAAAAAAACTGAGCGGTGACATATTAAGAAACTCAGAAGATGGGCTGTTTGTGGGTCGAAAACGAGTAAAAAAACGGTTGTATGATGCATTATCTTGCGCATCAAAAATGGGATCAGGCGGCAGCTTTTTAATTGGCGGCTACCGAGGTGTAGGAAAAACAGCGCTGGCAAATAAAACAATTGAAGAATTTACGAAATTCAACAAAAATAAAATTGAACTGCTCAGAACAGATATCGACCTCGGAATAAACGACAGCATATCAGCCAATGCAATACTGTGTGAAATTGCCGAGCAAACCAATGATCATATTAAAAGAGTTTTAAAAAAAGATATTCGCAAAATGGCAATCATCACTTTAGCGATACTTTTGTGTATGATGATAGAAAAAATAGACTCTGAGTATCTCGCTGCGTACAACATACCGACAACAGCAACAACAACATACCTTTTACTATGGCTAATCATTATACTGGCTTCATGCAAGATTACTGGCTTTTTTAAAAAATTCTTTATTTTTATAAAGACTCATGATTTATCACAAAAAATTCGATATACGAGATCATTCGAAACAACTAAAAAAATAGGCACAAACAAACAAACAGGGCTTGAACACAAAGCCGCGAAAGCAGAACGGAGGCTCTCATCTAGAGAAATACTTCAATATCTCAAATATAATCTAAAATCGATAAATGAAACGTATTTCTACTCGTTTCAAAGTATTATAAAACACTTCAAAACATCAAAAAATATCCACCTTCAACCAAGCCTTCAATTACCGATAACAAAAAAATACTACAAAAGTGTTATCCTATTCGACGAGTTAGACAAAATATCAGACATCCAAAAGCAGGATGACAACAAAGCGCGCAAGGAATTAGTAGATAATCTTCTTGGCGGTCTTAAACCTCTTCTTACCCAGTCAAAAGGTATATTTATATTTATCGCCGGCAGAGAAATTGTTGACGCATACCATTCAGAATCCGGATACACAAGTGTGCTATATGAAGGCGTATTCGATGAAATATTTTATACCCCTTCACTACTATCAGATCACTCAGACGGAAACAATCAAAAAATCAACAGCATGATTTCTCTATACGTTGACAACATCCTGTTGAACTATCACCCAACGCTTGAACAAGACAATAAATCACCATCTCAAACGCGCACTCACCCAGTAAAATCGTATTCCGACCTGTACGCACAGAGCCTGACCTTAATCGCCAATCAACTAAAGGATGGATTCAACAAAGATAAAATCGTTAGTAATGAAGAGTTCTTTAGTCAACTCAAGAAAACGAACGACCTTTCAATGATGTCAGAATGCTTGATTGAATTTTATAATGAAACTAAGCTAATTTTGAGCTGCAAAAAAAATAATAAAATAAACTTAGACGAAGAAATTGAAAAAATAAAAGACACCTATATCAAAAACCACGACATCAATCTAAAGCTTTTAAGACGAATGTTTATACGCTTTCTTACGCTTCATTCTCGAGGAAACATGAAGCGATTAATAATGCTGATAAATCCTTTTTTATACCAGACAGATGAAGACATAGACAACCTTTCAAACAGCAACACATCCAGTATTACCTGTTTCGGTGGAGGGATAGTAAAATCAAAATCCTATCTTTTGTTCAAGCACGAAGATATTCAGCGCCTTTATATGAGCGCAAAATTATACAGCTATTTTGACACAGGCCTTGCAAAGCTACTAAGCCAGACAGATGATAAATTGGTGGTATCCAGCTTGATAACGCTTTTAGATGTAGTGAAATTTCACTCTCAAGGATTCAATCGCGCAATGCTAGAACGCACTGTTGCAGGAATAGATATTCACGTTGACACTAACTTGGTTAACATGACAGATGACTTCATTAATTCCACTTTCTACTCAATTATAAGGCGTACGTCTACTAACATATTTCAATATAGGTTTTATCTATCCTCAGAAATCGAATTCACCGTTATTAATAAAATATTAGGCGCACGAGCTTCGATGTTCGACCATTCATTAGATGCGGCAAACCCTATAAAAAATTATTATCTGAAACTGATGCAAAAGCAGTCATTGAGTGATCCGAGCAACAGCAGAATATCAATGGCTAAAATAAAAATGGTATTGGGCGATATTTACCTTTCGGAACGATCTTACGATTTATGTTTTATCTATTATACCGACGCAATAAATCTCTATAAAGCTGTGCTGCGAGGAACAAATGGCGATTGGCGTAGCGATGGGGGCGTATCTCTGGCTACTCATTTTTTACTTATTGAAACGATTTTAAAGAAGGGACTGCTCGAGGAAATAAGAGAAAGTCACCACCAAGCGATTCGACTTTACACGGAAGCAAAGACACTATCGCAAGTGTCATTCGAAAGACTCCCGCCATCATCGAACTCGACCAAAGGCATATTATCCACAATTCTACCAAGTCACCATCAAAGCAATCTGCATGCAGAGAACAAAATTGAACTCATGTCAAGCGACACACTAACCAACTCTTATTCCGATAAAATTGATGATCTCAGAGATGCACCTTCCTATCAAAACATGTTTATCAACGCGTCCCTTGCCCAAGAGCACTTGGCCATCAAACACCAGGGATTAAAAAAATCATTTTTCTTAGGGCGGCTTAAGCCTTTTGAAACAACAAGATCAAATTACAAGTTCTACGCAAAAGTACTACTGCTGCACTACTATGCGGGTAAACACGAAGACATTGCAGCGTGCTCGAAAGAGCTTATTCAAGATTTATTTAGTTACATAGAAACATCAAAAAAATCAACCCCCCCAGAACCTTCCGATAGATTTTTTGAAAAAATGCCATATTTTAGCAAGGCTAACCCTTTTGTTTGCAGCTTTGTCGCTGGCCACTCACTGTTCGCCTTACTCATGAAAAACATAAAACAGTTACTTCAACAAGCAGAACAAAAGACATTAACATCTGAGTCTATAGTGGGCTGGCTTGAACTAATAATTGGAATATCAGAAAAAAACGTTTTTGAGGAGCCGAAAGATGCTGAAGCTTCACTTAAAAAAATACTACAAACAATTAAAGCGAACAGAAAAAAGACTACCAAAGAAAGCATCCTAGATACTGAAAAATACTTCCTAGTCGCGTTCAAAATAATTGCTGACTCTGCCCACGGAATGTCTCTGAGGGGCCGCTATGCACTCTCGGCCGAGATGTACTTGTCTATTAAGTTACTCTGGATATCTCTCCTTGAACTAGCTCCATGGAATTTGATAAACCAGAATACAGACGAAACTATACAAAAAAAATTGACTAAAATTCTCGAGCAGCCCAGGTGGATAAAAGACATTATAAATAGTGCAGAATCAGAGATAAGTAAATCGAGTTCTGGCGCGTTTTGCAGAGAGAGGCACACTCTATTCGGAGACACTAACGATATCGATGCGTTATCTTTTCACCCCTCTTGCTATGACATTCCAGATATCATGGATTTACTAAAAGCAGATCCGAAGAGCATCACAAGCGATAAAAAAGGACACTTACGAAGCATGGCCATCTGGTACCGGGAAAATGTATCAAACTATCTGCTTATCTTTTCAATTTGGGAAGAGTATTGTCGATCGACAATTTATGCTAAAGCCAATCCAAATCACCCCGTTTTTAAAATCGGCCGCGTATCCGAACCCTTTGCCACCTTACCAAGAGTAAAAGCAATTTATTACTGGCTTCATGCCCGCCAACTTAGCCAAGAATGCGCCAACAAAAAACCAAAAACTGTCGACCCCAAAATTATTGCAGAAATTTTTGATTCTTTTAACATGGCACTAAACCTATGCAAATTGGCATCGAGAAGTGACGAACCTGAAACGTTTCCTCCCAAGTCTATTATCTATTTTAATATCTACGAAACTGTAAAGAACATTTATCAGGACAACGAGATTTGCGATGAAGAAGTTAGGAAAAAAGTAAGGAAAATTTTATCGCAACGACCAGGAAGCCTGCCAAAAGCGTATTTTGAAAGCAATTTTATTGAGAAACTAGTGGAGCGACACGCGAACGATTTAATGGAAATACTAAACGTATCATCTAACGCGTACAGAAGAGAAATGCGACATAGGTATTACCTGTTTGACGATTTTGAAGATCCCATGTGTATTTCCTCATGGTCATTTTTATCTGGAATTGCCGCAGGCTCGAGATTTCAAATGGCTTACATTCATCAAGAAAATGAAATTCAGCGAGAGAATAAAGGTGAAAAGAGTAATAAAAGTACGTAG
- a CDS encoding DUF1835 domain-containing protein: MHILNGDSAANSFRQAFHLQRGEVLICRDILSCGFLDTFVDLEPWRSQRLGHWDEMCKQHGFQPPEWQDPALRDLYQSMYELEHAETINIWVGRALSDQLLLAFIVYLFKFYNWDTSKLSVYQYHQAEKLTVLGLGLLNSEEIIRLKPQPFSLGVKEIDFCIEAWNAITQPAPEQLMALLVEETTCLPNLKRALRNYLYRYPSIDNGLSYIDSVILRHTQNHAPNTQRIIGYTLAHDMNPQNTKNIHELDTVGDLYLFSRLKKMANNSLNNPLLTAHPLDKSLRETRSEITEFGKSVLNGKHNVVTCNGINDAVGGVQLIAGPGEKTWYRDGERLIFGEGSL, encoded by the coding sequence ATGCATATTCTCAACGGCGACAGCGCCGCAAACAGCTTCCGGCAGGCTTTTCATTTGCAACGCGGTGAAGTTCTAATTTGTAGGGATATTCTTTCCTGCGGTTTTTTAGATACGTTTGTAGATTTGGAGCCTTGGCGATCTCAGCGATTGGGTCATTGGGATGAAATGTGCAAACAACACGGCTTTCAGCCACCGGAATGGCAAGACCCTGCGTTGCGTGATCTTTATCAGTCTATGTATGAGCTCGAACACGCCGAGACAATCAATATTTGGGTAGGACGCGCGCTAAGCGATCAGCTCCTTCTCGCGTTTATTGTCTATCTTTTCAAATTTTATAATTGGGATACCAGCAAACTAAGTGTGTATCAATACCACCAAGCTGAAAAACTAACAGTCTTAGGGTTAGGATTGTTAAACTCAGAAGAGATTATCCGATTAAAACCGCAGCCATTCTCCCTTGGCGTAAAAGAAATTGATTTTTGCATTGAAGCCTGGAACGCGATTACGCAACCAGCACCTGAGCAACTTATGGCTTTATTAGTAGAAGAAACCACCTGCCTGCCTAATCTAAAGCGCGCGCTCCGAAACTACCTTTACCGCTACCCAAGTATCGACAATGGTCTCAGCTATATTGACTCAGTGATACTACGGCATACCCAAAATCACGCGCCTAACACCCAACGCATAATCGGCTATACCTTAGCGCACGACATGAACCCGCAAAACACCAAAAATATTCATGAGCTAGATACCGTTGGAGATTTATATCTCTTTTCTCGCCTAAAAAAAATGGCCAACAATTCTTTGAACAATCCACTTTTAACTGCACACCCACTGGATAAATCCCTTCGTGAAACACGATCTGAAATCACGGAATTCGGAAAATCAGTACTGAACGGCAAGCACAATGTCGTAACGTGTAACGGAATAAATGATGCCGTAGGCGGAGTGCAGTTGATTGCAGGGCCAGGGGAGAAGACGTGGTATAGAGACGGTGAGCGGCTGATTTTTGGAGAGGGGAGTCTATAA
- a CDS encoding rhodanese-like domain-containing protein, with protein MKTAHNLVAEAKAEIKELSLEESVLALKDADFVVDVREPDEFRAGHMPGAINIPRGMLEFKLSADSSLENREAKFIIYCKTSGRAALAASSMKSMGYQQVKSIAGGYDAWLAAGNETVAPELPGFE; from the coding sequence ATGAAAACTGCCCACAACCTGGTTGCCGAAGCAAAAGCAGAAATTAAGGAGCTTTCTTTAGAGGAAAGTGTATTGGCGCTAAAAGACGCCGATTTTGTAGTAGATGTTCGCGAGCCTGATGAGTTTAGAGCGGGCCACATGCCTGGCGCTATCAATATTCCTCGCGGCATGCTCGAGTTTAAACTAAGTGCCGACAGCTCCCTGGAAAACCGCGAAGCAAAATTCATAATCTACTGCAAAACCAGCGGCCGCGCCGCACTGGCCGCCAGCAGCATGAAGTCGATGGGCTACCAGCAGGTTAAATCGATCGCGGGCGGGTACGACGCGTGGCTTGCAGCGGGGAATGAGACTGTGGCGCCAGAGCTGCCCGGGTTTGAGTGA
- a CDS encoding peptidoglycan-binding domain-containing protein — MKVLRQGARNNEVVQLQILLNAHLNPTIKLKNDGFFGRNTEDAVKAFQRAKGLVSDGVVGAKTWQSLTKKIVNNVTKPLEPLNATAAWYDIAVAEIGVKELLGIEKNNQRIIEYHSTTTLGAKTDEIPWCS, encoded by the coding sequence ATGAAAGTATTGAGACAGGGCGCACGCAACAATGAAGTTGTTCAGCTTCAAATTTTGCTCAACGCACATTTAAATCCAACGATTAAGCTTAAGAACGATGGTTTTTTTGGGCGGAATACGGAAGACGCAGTTAAGGCGTTTCAACGTGCAAAAGGACTGGTTAGTGACGGTGTGGTCGGTGCTAAAACATGGCAATCACTTACTAAAAAAATTGTAAATAACGTAACAAAACCGCTTGAGCCACTTAATGCAACTGCTGCCTGGTATGATATAGCTGTTGCGGAAATTGGCGTTAAGGAATTGTTGGGGATTGAGAAGAATAATCAGAGAATTATAGAGTACCACTCTACTACTACGCTAGGTGCTAAAACCGATGAAATTCCGTGGTGTTCTTAG
- a CDS encoding helix-turn-helix domain-containing protein, translating into MNIHPNLITLLLVTSTLTLLFNLTAKNKQAVHWLFALFAGSVLCMAITWGYGKQMGRYEHLLNMAACMTCNGYWLVARALFRGPGGVRIPHVLLAVSAALCMMGLEFLQFLQTDAAENAFWLAPSMAAMGSWLNLLSPCFLLLALWEGCRNYQQQTTQGQMQRTLFVSCFALALIITTTVVNAIQAAGGPNLDRTMSTITATAILLITQVLIFWRVNLGENAAHCQAGAIDTIDCTSETDENGQHTNRARAPLEEEKALAKALETTVRAEQLHLTSNLKLVDVAQRLNTSEYRISRAIRNTGLAPNFNQWVNAIRIEHAKALLDSPSAQALPLLTIALESGFSSPSTFNRAFKLAFDCTPGEYRQQREEFAGC; encoded by the coding sequence ATGAACATTCATCCCAATTTAATCACCCTGCTGTTGGTGACCAGTACCCTAACTCTGCTGTTTAACCTCACAGCCAAAAACAAACAGGCCGTGCACTGGCTGTTTGCGCTGTTCGCCGGCTCGGTACTGTGTATGGCAATAACCTGGGGGTATGGTAAGCAGATGGGCAGGTACGAACACCTGCTGAATATGGCCGCCTGCATGACCTGCAATGGCTATTGGCTGGTTGCCCGGGCATTGTTTCGCGGGCCGGGAGGGGTGCGCATTCCGCATGTTCTGCTCGCAGTATCGGCGGCATTATGTATGATGGGGCTGGAATTTTTGCAATTCCTCCAAACGGACGCAGCCGAAAATGCATTCTGGCTTGCACCGTCGATGGCCGCTATGGGCTCGTGGCTGAATCTACTTTCTCCCTGCTTTCTCTTACTGGCGCTGTGGGAGGGCTGCCGGAACTATCAGCAACAAACAACCCAGGGGCAAATGCAGCGTACGCTGTTTGTTTCCTGTTTCGCACTGGCTCTGATAATCACGACAACAGTGGTGAACGCCATCCAGGCCGCAGGTGGCCCTAATCTGGACCGCACCATGTCCACCATTACGGCAACAGCAATTCTGCTTATTACGCAGGTGTTAATATTCTGGCGGGTCAATCTTGGCGAAAATGCGGCTCACTGCCAGGCGGGCGCTATAGACACTATTGATTGCACAAGCGAGACGGATGAAAACGGCCAGCACACAAACCGCGCCCGCGCGCCATTGGAGGAAGAAAAAGCGCTCGCCAAAGCGCTGGAGACTACCGTGCGCGCTGAACAATTGCACCTTACCTCGAACCTCAAGCTCGTGGATGTGGCACAGCGATTAAACACGTCGGAATACCGAATAAGTCGCGCAATTCGCAACACAGGGCTCGCACCCAACTTCAACCAATGGGTAAACGCAATACGCATCGAACACGCAAAAGCCCTATTGGATTCTCCCAGCGCGCAAGCACTACCGTTACTTACCATTGCACTGGAAAGCGGCTTCAGCTCACCCTCCACCTTTAATCGCGCATTCAAACTCGCTTTCGATTGCACTCCAGGGGAATACCGACAACAGCGTGAAGAATTTGCTGGCTGCTAA